In the Chrysiogenia bacterium genome, one interval contains:
- a CDS encoding GGDEF domain-containing protein, producing MKAVSTKTQSKPQVTHRVGHVRQWSVARRAAVGAAAVAAANLLWNFGFEIAVHVPGTAAYLNENFAGTYRLWTWGFFLGFSLIALIGLWLDDDQEETGNFPAHLFLQFFAIASTASAYLLGMQTTALWQISFLAAGMAGILLFDMQVVVAGLTSFALLVIAGIVVEQTAVLPAAPLFAKLPTTEGLLATWWQVGQAATSMLMIGTTIGVCGFLVVRSRRQEKLLRKLSNTDDLTRVPNRRHFLDRLESEFDRSRRHGNTLSFVMIDLDFFKAINDEYGHLVGDRVLATIAGVIKSCLRGSDLLGRYGGEEFALMLPETDLKGAIRVAERCRALIEDTQIVVGGTVFFTVTASMGIICSDNPDIRVLDDMIRLSDEALYQAKAAGRNRIVAAQPVAKSAAGNGTHG from the coding sequence GTGAAGGCAGTATCCACCAAAACTCAGAGCAAGCCGCAGGTGACGCACCGCGTTGGGCACGTACGTCAATGGAGCGTTGCACGTCGCGCGGCCGTCGGCGCCGCAGCCGTTGCGGCGGCCAATCTGCTCTGGAACTTCGGTTTCGAAATCGCAGTCCACGTCCCCGGGACTGCCGCCTATCTCAACGAAAATTTTGCCGGAACCTACCGGCTCTGGACCTGGGGATTCTTCCTGGGTTTCTCCCTGATCGCATTGATCGGCCTGTGGCTCGACGATGATCAGGAAGAAACCGGCAATTTCCCCGCCCATCTGTTCCTGCAGTTCTTCGCAATCGCCTCGACCGCCAGCGCGTATCTGCTCGGCATGCAGACCACCGCGCTCTGGCAGATCAGCTTCCTTGCCGCGGGAATGGCCGGCATCCTGCTGTTCGATATGCAGGTCGTCGTCGCCGGCCTGACCAGCTTTGCACTGCTGGTGATCGCGGGCATCGTGGTTGAGCAAACCGCTGTCCTCCCCGCGGCGCCGCTGTTCGCCAAACTCCCCACGACCGAGGGGCTGCTGGCCACCTGGTGGCAGGTGGGACAGGCGGCCACCTCCATGTTGATGATCGGCACCACCATCGGCGTGTGCGGCTTTCTCGTCGTTCGCAGTCGCCGTCAGGAAAAGCTTCTTCGCAAGCTCTCGAACACCGACGACCTCACGCGGGTACCCAATCGTCGTCACTTCCTCGACCGCCTCGAATCGGAATTCGATCGCTCGCGCCGCCATGGGAACACGCTTTCCTTCGTGATGATCGATCTCGATTTCTTCAAGGCCATCAACGACGAGTACGGCCACCTGGTCGGCGACCGGGTGCTGGCGACCATTGCGGGCGTGATCAAGTCCTGCCTGCGCGGCTCGGACCTGCTGGGACGTTACGGGGGTGAGGAATTTGCCCTCATGCTTCCCGAGACGGATCTCAAGGGCGCCATTCGCGTGGCAGAGCGTTGCCGCGCGCTCATCGAGGACACCCAGATCGTTGTGGGCGGCACCGTGTTCTTCACCGTGACTGCAAGCATGGGAATCATCTGCTCGGACAATCCCGACATCCGCGTCCTCGATGACATGATTCGCCTCTCGGATGAGGCCCTCTACCAGGCCAAGGCCGCCGGACGAAACCGCATCGTGGCCGCACAGCCCGTGGCCAAGAGCGCTGCCGGCAACGGAACCCACGGCTGA
- a CDS encoding VWA domain-containing protein: MRGPRRQTSSFQRAALLAAICAVLLSYARPAQAQSGGQALGVDYILLIDASYSMLLDPRNPGQASEDVGAAIDEFVARNGRKPVTGELNLRSGLFKHVISVADRLLQSATDQTTVAVYAFNDEIVHSLVLELDADNRTRVTGFLQNISVGGEGTAIFTSVNEALDRVASLRARSDIRRRSTIFLFTDGKENHEDISIDEILDRFGLLRSDEEHFLFWRYYYPQVEGTSHAREADEKPELLEQLEEHGVELYDLSDLDTVFEKESVDVEPAALDVSVPATGGAARSELVLRTSEKRTEPMDLRLQAEFPEAAADGVQVRAEPQSIVLDSGDGTATLEVSLHVTRDPAQPETREDRSYEGAIRLTSPQVMLLQPSRVPVTITVKGSVPPAITAPTLAKAREPGCAIWTFFALALAAIALAFGLLRWNAWFWPGGQNADSILVVSDRDEFAERVGAELRRLGERPTLARSMPQARGLLRHRSFRLVLLDERLAHNQGEIREAGGKRCALVDAGLADDLLRTALVAALG; this comes from the coding sequence GTGCGAGGGCCGCGGCGCCAAACATCAAGCTTCCAACGGGCTGCCCTGCTTGCTGCCATCTGCGCGGTGCTGCTCTCGTATGCCCGCCCGGCCCAAGCCCAGTCAGGTGGCCAGGCGCTTGGCGTCGATTACATCCTGCTGATCGACGCCTCCTATTCCATGCTGCTCGATCCGCGCAACCCGGGGCAGGCCTCCGAAGATGTCGGCGCGGCCATCGATGAGTTCGTTGCCAGGAACGGGCGCAAGCCCGTCACCGGAGAGCTCAACCTGCGCTCGGGCCTGTTCAAGCACGTCATCTCCGTTGCCGACCGCCTGCTGCAGAGCGCGACCGACCAGACGACTGTCGCAGTCTATGCGTTCAACGACGAAATCGTTCACTCCCTGGTTCTCGAGCTCGACGCCGACAACAGGACACGAGTGACCGGGTTTCTCCAGAACATCTCCGTCGGTGGCGAAGGAACCGCGATCTTCACCTCTGTCAACGAGGCGCTCGACCGCGTCGCCTCGCTGCGCGCCAGATCCGACATCCGCCGCAGGTCGACGATTTTTCTCTTCACCGACGGCAAGGAGAACCACGAAGATATTTCAATCGATGAAATCCTGGATCGATTCGGGCTACTGCGCTCCGATGAAGAACACTTTTTGTTCTGGCGCTACTACTACCCGCAGGTCGAGGGGACTTCCCATGCCCGGGAAGCTGACGAAAAACCCGAATTGCTCGAACAGCTCGAAGAACACGGGGTAGAGCTCTATGACCTCAGCGATCTCGACACCGTCTTCGAGAAAGAGTCCGTAGATGTAGAGCCCGCAGCCCTCGATGTCTCGGTTCCGGCTACCGGCGGCGCAGCGCGGAGCGAGCTCGTGCTTCGAACCAGTGAGAAGCGTACCGAACCCATGGACCTGCGTCTGCAGGCCGAGTTCCCGGAGGCCGCCGCCGACGGCGTGCAGGTGCGCGCCGAACCACAGTCCATCGTCCTCGATTCCGGGGACGGCACCGCCACGCTGGAGGTCTCCCTCCACGTCACTCGTGACCCGGCCCAACCGGAGACCCGCGAAGATCGGAGCTACGAGGGTGCCATCCGGCTGACTTCCCCGCAGGTCATGCTGCTCCAGCCCTCGCGCGTTCCGGTGACCATCACGGTCAAGGGGAGTGTCCCGCCGGCGATCACCGCGCCGACGTTGGCCAAAGCGCGCGAGCCTGGGTGTGCGATCTGGACCTTCTTCGCCCTCGCGTTGGCCGCGATTGCCCTCGCCTTTGGGCTCCTGCGCTGGAATGCGTGGTTCTGGCCTGGCGGGCAAAACGCGGATTCGATCCTTGTCGTCAGCGACCGGGACGAATTTGCCGAGCGCGTCGGAGCAGAGCTTCGAAGGCTCGGGGAGCGGCCCACGCTGGCCCGGAGCATGCCGCAGGCCCGCGGATTGCTCCGGCACCGCAGCTTCCGCCTCGTCCTGCTCGACGAGCGGCTCGCCCACAATCAGGGCGAGATCCGGGAGGCCGGCGGCAAGCGATGTGCACTCGTCGACGCCGGGCTCGCCGATGACTTGCTGCGTACGGCGCTGGTTGCCGCCCTCGGCTGA